One segment of Marvinbryantia formatexigens DSM 14469 DNA contains the following:
- the atpD gene encoding F0F1 ATP synthase subunit beta — MKEGKIIRIMGPVVDVRFADEKVPKIKEALTVEAEGQKRTMEVAQQLGDGEVRCIMLDASEGLSKGMPVSATGSGISVPVGKDTLGRMFNVLGEAIDEKETPKGEETWCIHRKAPAFEKQSPAVEILETGIKVIDLLAPYAKGGKIGLFGGAGVGKTVLIQELIHNVATEHGGYSIFTGVGERSREGNDLYLEMKDSGVLDKTALVFGQMNEVPGARMRVAQTGLTMAEYFRDKKQQDVLLFIDNIYRFVQAGSEVSALLGRMPSAVGYQPTLANELGELQERITSTTDGSITSVQAVYVPADDLTDPAPATTFAHLDATTVLSRKIVEQGIYPAVDPLESSSRILEAEIVGEEHYDTAMKVQQLLQKYQELQDIISILGMDELDEEDKTAVYRARKIQKFLSQPFFVAENFTGVKGVYIPLKETIRSFRAIVSGEMDDYPEAAFFNVGTIDDVKKKAEKMSRKSA; from the coding sequence ATGAAAGAAGGGAAAATCATTCGGATAATGGGACCTGTCGTGGATGTCCGTTTTGCGGATGAGAAGGTTCCGAAGATAAAGGAAGCCCTTACCGTGGAAGCGGAAGGACAGAAGCGGACGATGGAAGTGGCGCAGCAGCTTGGAGACGGCGAAGTACGGTGCATTATGCTGGATGCCAGCGAGGGTCTGTCAAAGGGAATGCCGGTGTCCGCGACGGGAAGCGGCATCAGCGTCCCGGTGGGAAAGGACACGCTGGGAAGAATGTTTAATGTACTTGGAGAAGCGATTGATGAGAAAGAAACGCCGAAAGGAGAAGAAACCTGGTGCATCCACCGGAAGGCTCCGGCGTTTGAAAAGCAGAGCCCGGCGGTGGAGATACTGGAGACAGGCATCAAGGTCATCGACCTTCTGGCGCCTTACGCGAAGGGCGGAAAAATCGGACTGTTCGGCGGCGCGGGCGTAGGAAAGACGGTTCTGATTCAGGAGCTGATCCACAATGTGGCGACAGAGCATGGCGGCTATTCTATTTTTACCGGTGTGGGTGAGCGTTCCCGTGAGGGAAATGATTTGTATCTGGAAATGAAGGATTCCGGAGTGCTGGATAAAACGGCGCTGGTATTCGGACAGATGAACGAAGTGCCGGGAGCCAGAATGCGTGTGGCGCAGACCGGACTTACGATGGCGGAATATTTCCGGGACAAAAAGCAGCAGGATGTGCTTTTGTTTATTGACAATATTTACCGGTTTGTGCAGGCGGGTTCTGAGGTGTCGGCGCTTCTGGGGCGTATGCCCTCCGCGGTGGGATATCAGCCTACCCTGGCAAACGAGCTGGGTGAGCTGCAGGAGCGGATTACTTCGACCACCGACGGCTCCATTACCTCGGTGCAGGCGGTGTATGTTCCGGCGGACGACCTGACGGACCCGGCTCCGGCGACCACCTTCGCCCATCTGGATGCGACTACAGTGCTTTCCAGAAAGATTGTGGAGCAGGGCATTTATCCTGCCGTGGATCCGCTGGAATCCTCTTCCCGCATTCTGGAAGCGGAAATCGTGGGGGAGGAGCATTACGATACCGCCATGAAGGTGCAGCAGCTTTTGCAGAAGTACCAGGAGCTGCAGGATATTATTTCCATTCTGGGAATGGATGAGCTGGATGAGGAGGATAAAACAGCCGTTTACCGGGCAAGAAAAATTCAGAAATTCCTTTCGCAGCCCTTCTTCGTAGCAGAGAATTTTACGGGTGTGAAAGGCGTTTATATTCCGCTTAAGGAAACGATCCGCAGCTTCCGGGCGATTGTATCCGGAGAGATGGACGATTATCCGGAAGCCGCCTTCTTTAATGTGGGAACGATTGACGATGTGAAGAAAAAGGCGGAGAAAATGAGCCGGAAGTCCGCTTAG
- the atpC gene encoding ATP synthase F1 subunit epsilon, whose amino-acid sequence MNTFQLKITSSSGCFYDGPCESLILPTDDGAYGIQANHESMVIGICIGEMRFLNENGWQSVILGQGYARSEDNHVTLVVDSAERPEDIDENRARAAKQRAEERLAVQNSRKEYYRGKLAMTRAMTRLKVKEKKYL is encoded by the coding sequence ATGAATACATTTCAGTTAAAGATTACCTCCAGCAGCGGCTGCTTTTATGACGGTCCATGCGAAAGCCTGATACTTCCTACGGATGACGGGGCATACGGCATACAGGCAAACCATGAATCTATGGTGATAGGCATATGCATCGGAGAGATGCGCTTCCTGAATGAGAACGGATGGCAGAGCGTGATTCTTGGGCAGGGATATGCCAGAAGCGAAGATAATCACGTGACGCTGGTCGTGGACAGCGCGGAACGCCCGGAGGATATCGACGAGAACCGTGCAAGGGCGGCAAAGCAGCGCGCCGAGGAACGACTGGCGGTCCAGAACAGCAGGAAGGAATACTACCGTGGAAAGCTTGCTATGACAAGAGCCATGACGAGACTGAAGGTAAAAGAGAAGAAATATTTGTAG
- a CDS encoding glycosyltransferase family 8 protein, translated as MNILFTVNRGYMEHVLDCIRSIVRFPSEDGYDIYILHSDLQEQDQSDAAAQVEDGDTRLHFRFVEPSVFASFPESERYPRLIYYRIFAASLLPPEMDRILYLDGDTLVINPLDELYNMDFEGNYFLACTHVRKFLTKVNQYRLGMEEVSTYINSGVLLMNLKELREKQDFEEIASFVEKRGRYLTLPDQDIITALYGNKTGILDTMKYNLSDRMISVYNTEPGHKRINLEWVRENAVVIHYYGKQKPWKKPYLGMLDVFYRELKEEEPGKICGAVQNEPEA; from the coding sequence TTGAATATTTTATTTACAGTGAACAGAGGATATATGGAGCATGTGCTGGACTGTATACGGTCGATTGTGCGATTCCCGTCTGAGGACGGATACGATATCTATATTTTACATTCCGACTTGCAGGAACAGGACCAGAGCGATGCCGCCGCGCAGGTCGAGGATGGGGATACAAGGCTGCATTTCCGGTTTGTGGAGCCGTCTGTATTTGCCTCCTTTCCGGAGAGCGAGAGATATCCCAGATTAATTTACTACCGTATTTTTGCCGCCTCTCTGCTTCCGCCGGAGATGGACAGGATTCTGTATCTGGATGGCGATACGCTTGTCATCAATCCGCTGGATGAGCTGTACAACATGGATTTTGAGGGCAATTATTTTCTGGCGTGCACGCATGTGCGGAAATTCCTGACGAAGGTAAACCAGTACCGGCTCGGCATGGAGGAAGTGAGCACCTATATCAACAGCGGGGTTCTGCTGATGAATTTAAAGGAGTTAAGAGAAAAGCAGGATTTTGAAGAAATCGCGTCGTTTGTGGAGAAGCGGGGGCGGTATCTCACCCTGCCGGACCAGGATATCATAACCGCTCTGTACGGAAACAAAACGGGAATTCTGGACACCATGAAATATAATCTGAGCGACAGGATGATTTCCGTCTATAATACGGAGCCGGGGCACAAAAGAATCAATCTGGAATGGGTGCGGGAAAACGCGGTCGTTATCCATTATTATGGAAAGCAGAAGCCGTGGAAAAAGCCGTATCTGGGGATGCTGGATGTTTTTTACCGGGAGCTGAAAGAGGAAGAGCCGGGGAAAATCTGCGGCGCCGTCCAGAATGAACCGGAGGCATAA
- a CDS encoding acyl-CoA dehydratase activase-related protein: MAKKELGAVRQLPVIGLPRAMLYYRYAVLWKTFFSQLGIRTITSEPTTKGVLEEGTACAIDEACLATKIFMGHVKSLIGKCDYILIPRISNFGLQRSMCTKFEALYDMTANTFRGTGQKFLSYNVDVRHRQDEEKAFLDMGVSLGFHRKEAERAYKRAKKAELEDWKQKVKEQEKLYQLPKTKILLAGHSYITEDAYIGKPVRKMLRKLDAVPIRADIIERKAALEQSLKLSPTLKWEVNREIAGSVYKNRDRVDGIILMSAFPCGPDSMVNEMLMRRNNGVPILNLVMDGQNGDAGVETRVESFLDIIGFKKGKL, translated from the coding sequence ATGGCAAAGAAAGAATTGGGCGCAGTCAGGCAGCTTCCGGTAATCGGACTGCCGCGGGCGATGCTGTATTACCGCTATGCGGTACTGTGGAAAACATTTTTTTCCCAGCTCGGCATCAGGACGATTACCAGCGAGCCGACGACAAAGGGCGTTCTGGAGGAAGGAACCGCCTGCGCCATCGACGAAGCGTGCCTGGCGACGAAAATTTTTATGGGACATGTGAAATCCCTGATTGGAAAATGCGATTATATACTGATTCCGCGGATTTCCAACTTCGGTCTGCAGCGCAGTATGTGCACGAAGTTTGAGGCGCTTTACGATATGACGGCAAATACGTTCCGCGGCACCGGACAGAAATTTCTCTCTTATAATGTGGATGTAAGGCACAGGCAGGACGAGGAAAAAGCCTTCCTGGATATGGGCGTTTCTCTTGGCTTCCACAGAAAAGAGGCGGAGAGGGCATACAAAAGAGCGAAAAAGGCGGAGCTGGAGGACTGGAAGCAGAAGGTAAAGGAGCAGGAAAAGCTGTACCAGCTTCCGAAAACGAAGATTCTGCTGGCGGGACACAGCTACATTACAGAGGATGCGTATATCGGAAAGCCTGTCCGGAAAATGCTGAGAAAGCTGGACGCGGTGCCCATCCGGGCGGATATTATCGAGCGCAAAGCGGCTCTGGAGCAGAGCCTGAAGCTGTCGCCCACCCTGAAGTGGGAGGTCAACCGTGAGATTGCCGGAAGCGTTTATAAAAACCGGGACCGCGTGGACGGTATCATTCTTATGAGCGCATTTCCGTGCGGACCGGATTCTATGGTGAATGAAATGCTCATGCGCAGAAACAACGGCGTTCCGATTCTGAATCTGGTGATGGACGGACAGAACGGGGATGCCGGAGTGGAGACCAGGGTGGAAAGCTTCCTTGATATTATCGGATTTAAGAAGGGGAAATTATAA
- a CDS encoding acyl-CoA dehydratase activase: MKEAYLGIDVGSISTKGVIINKDNEVLASEYIWTEGDPIGAAKKLVALLEKQFDKASYRIVATGTTGSARRLVGTIVGATMVKNEITAHAVGTTTFYPGVRTILEIGGQDSKIILVENGVAVDYAMNTLCAAGTGAFLSSQSKRLGIEVEDMGEIALHSKHPTQIAARCTVFAESDLVHKIQMGHTKEDIIAGLCNAVVSNYLNNVGKGKKIVPPVVFQGGVSKNIGVVEAFRKALGCEVQVDENGHLMGALGAAILAKKSEKRKEFDFSMEDMNFRTREICCGRCSNNCEIMCVYRDDVLIDSWGNRCEKGELVH, from the coding sequence ATGAAGGAAGCATATCTGGGAATCGACGTGGGGTCGATTTCCACAAAAGGAGTTATTATAAATAAGGACAACGAGGTGCTGGCGAGCGAGTATATCTGGACCGAGGGGGACCCCATCGGAGCGGCAAAAAAGCTGGTCGCTCTGCTGGAAAAACAGTTTGACAAAGCATCTTACCGGATTGTGGCGACGGGAACCACCGGGAGCGCCCGGCGGCTGGTGGGCACGATTGTCGGGGCAACGATGGTAAAAAATGAAATTACCGCCCATGCCGTTGGCACGACGACCTTTTATCCGGGCGTGCGGACCATCCTGGAGATCGGCGGACAGGATTCCAAAATCATACTGGTGGAAAACGGGGTGGCAGTGGATTACGCCATGAACACCCTGTGCGCGGCGGGAACCGGAGCTTTTCTCTCCAGCCAGTCAAAGCGTCTGGGAATCGAGGTGGAGGATATGGGCGAGATCGCGCTCCATTCGAAGCATCCGACGCAGATCGCGGCAAGATGCACCGTCTTTGCGGAATCGGACCTGGTCCATAAAATCCAGATGGGACATACGAAGGAGGACATCATTGCCGGGCTCTGCAACGCGGTCGTTTCCAATTACCTGAATAACGTGGGAAAGGGCAAGAAGATTGTCCCGCCGGTCGTTTTCCAGGGCGGCGTAAGCAAAAATATCGGCGTGGTGGAGGCGTTCCGCAAAGCGCTCGGATGCGAGGTGCAGGTAGATGAAAACGGGCATCTGATGGGCGCGCTGGGAGCGGCGATTCTGGCAAAGAAGAGCGAAAAGAGAAAAGAATTTGACTTTTCGATGGAGGATATGAACTTCCGCACGCGCGAAATCTGCTGCGGGCGCTGTTCCAACAACTGCGAAATCATGTGCGTATACCGCGACGATGTGCTGATAGACAGTTGGGGGAACCGCTGCGAAAAAGGGGAGCTGGTGCACTGA
- a CDS encoding response regulator transcription factor gives MHRILLLEDDANLIDGLQYSLKKNGFEVDTVRSVHAAMQRLADMGKYDLLLLDVTLPDGSGFEVCGYVREKNPRIPIIFLTAADEEVNIIRGLDLGGDDYITKPFKLGELCSRIRALLRRAGIAESSGDTALVCGDITVDLLGSRVLLGGVNLELTGAEYRLLCLLVRNANRIVTRETILNELWDGTGDYVDDNTLSVYVRRLREKVEKEPSRPQHLITVRGFGYQWREVPA, from the coding sequence ATGCACAGAATCTTACTGCTGGAGGATGACGCAAATTTAATCGACGGTCTGCAGTATTCTCTGAAAAAGAACGGCTTTGAGGTGGATACGGTCCGCAGTGTACATGCGGCGATGCAGCGCCTGGCGGATATGGGAAAATATGATCTGCTCCTTCTGGATGTGACGCTGCCGGACGGGTCGGGCTTTGAGGTGTGCGGATATGTGAGGGAGAAAAATCCCCGCATTCCGATTATTTTTCTGACGGCGGCTGACGAGGAGGTAAATATTATCCGCGGGCTGGACCTCGGCGGGGATGATTACATCACGAAGCCCTTTAAGCTGGGTGAGCTCTGCTCGCGCATCCGGGCGCTGCTGCGCAGGGCGGGTATCGCGGAATCCTCCGGGGATACGGCGCTCGTCTGCGGAGATATCACGGTGGACCTGCTGGGAAGCCGCGTGCTGCTGGGCGGTGTGAATCTGGAGCTGACCGGGGCGGAGTACCGTCTGCTCTGTCTTCTTGTGCGGAACGCCAACCGCATCGTGACGCGGGAGACGATTTTAAATGAGCTGTGGGACGGCACCGGCGATTATGTGGATGACAATACCCTGTCCGTGTATGTGCGGCGGCTGCGGGAAAAGGTGGAAAAGGAACCCTCGCGCCCGCAGCATCTGATTACGGTGCGGGGCTTCGGATATCAGTGGAGGGAGGTGCCGGCATGA
- a CDS encoding sensor histidine kinase: protein MSFLEDRQVKRYWYFLLLFLLLLFLTGALGVQLQSRGMQKVMLSHDNAVATALLDKGVSRTVIAEALASTEERADGAEFLAVIGRTEQTAAGLFPLNSRFRQKMTLGLLVLAGLLSAVLLAGSFLFFWRRERLYREAADIIADFADGNYVRHLPQSSEGELYRVFAGIDRLATMLRSENETQRRTKEFLRNTISDISHQLKTPLAALAMYQEIIEEEPEHTGVVKEFAAKMRAPLERMERLISSMLKITRLDAGCIVFEKKPYQVSEILWRAVGEFSERAKKEEKEILLEGALEDTLFCDLEWTAEAVGNIVKNALDHTAADGKIRIAYERSSCMANIVISDNGPGILPEDIHHIFKRFYRSKNSGDTQGAGLGLPLAKAIIEGQGGTISVKSGAGEGTSFTISLLTKL, encoded by the coding sequence ATGAGCTTTCTGGAGGACAGACAGGTAAAGAGATACTGGTATTTTCTGCTCCTTTTTCTTTTGCTGCTTTTTCTGACCGGAGCGCTTGGCGTGCAGCTGCAGAGCAGGGGGATGCAGAAGGTGATGCTCTCCCACGACAATGCGGTGGCGACGGCTCTTCTGGATAAAGGCGTTTCGCGGACGGTGATAGCGGAGGCACTCGCCAGTACAGAGGAGCGCGCCGACGGGGCAGAATTTCTTGCTGTTATCGGCAGGACAGAGCAGACGGCGGCAGGACTGTTTCCGCTGAATTCCCGGTTCCGGCAGAAAATGACGCTTGGTCTGCTTGTGCTTGCGGGACTTTTGTCTGCGGTGCTTCTGGCAGGCTCTTTTCTTTTTTTCTGGAGGCGTGAGCGGCTGTACCGGGAGGCGGCGGATATTATTGCAGATTTTGCGGACGGAAATTATGTCCGCCATCTGCCGCAGAGCAGCGAGGGAGAGCTTTACCGGGTATTTGCCGGGATAGACCGGCTGGCGACCATGCTGCGCTCAGAAAATGAGACGCAGCGCCGGACAAAGGAATTTCTGCGGAACACCATTTCGGATATTTCACATCAGTTAAAAACACCGCTGGCGGCGCTTGCCATGTACCAGGAAATCATTGAGGAGGAGCCGGAGCATACTGGCGTGGTGAAGGAATTTGCGGCAAAAATGCGTGCGCCGCTGGAGCGCATGGAGCGGCTGATTTCCTCCATGCTGAAGATTACCCGGCTGGATGCCGGCTGCATTGTTTTTGAGAAAAAGCCGTACCAGGTGTCGGAAATTCTCTGGCGGGCAGTCGGTGAATTTTCGGAACGGGCGAAAAAGGAAGAAAAGGAGATTCTTCTGGAGGGAGCGCTGGAGGATACTCTTTTCTGCGACCTGGAATGGACAGCTGAGGCGGTCGGAAATATTGTGAAAAACGCCCTGGACCATACGGCGGCGGACGGAAAAATCCGTATTGCGTATGAGCGCTCGTCCTGCATGGCGAACATCGTGATAAGCGATAACGGACCGGGCATTCTGCCGGAGGATATCCACCATATTTTTAAGAGGTTTTACCGCAGCAAAAATTCCGGCGACACGCAGGGCGCCGGCCTGGGACTTCCGCTGGCGAAAGCCATCATCGAGGGGCAGGGCGGAACCATTTCTGTGAAGAGCGGCGCCGGGGAGGGCACTTCCTTTACCATTTCTCTGCTTACAAAACTGTAA
- a CDS encoding ABC transporter ATP-binding protein — protein sequence MNILRVENLCKTYGNGGARVEALKNVSFSMQKGEFAAIIGESGSGKSTLLNCIGALDTPTSGKIYVDGQDLFSMKEEKRTIFRRRNIGFVFQSFHLVTELTVEQNIMFPLLLDYRRPKKEELEEILEELGLSDRRSHLPGQLSGGQQQRVAIGRALITKPRLILADEPTGNLDSENSQEVIGLLTQASRRYQQTILMITHNRNLTASVDRVMRVSDGILTDLGGNADEKLS from the coding sequence ATGAATATATTACGTGTAGAAAATCTGTGTAAGACCTACGGAAATGGCGGGGCGAGGGTGGAGGCGCTGAAAAATGTCTCATTCTCCATGCAGAAAGGAGAATTTGCCGCCATTATCGGAGAATCGGGCTCCGGAAAGAGCACGCTCTTAAACTGCATCGGAGCGCTGGATACGCCGACCTCCGGGAAAATCTATGTGGACGGGCAGGATCTGTTTTCCATGAAGGAGGAAAAGCGGACCATCTTCCGGCGGCGGAACATCGGCTTTGTGTTTCAGTCCTTTCATCTGGTTACGGAGCTGACGGTGGAGCAGAATATCATGTTTCCGCTGCTGCTGGATTACCGCAGACCAAAGAAGGAGGAGCTGGAGGAAATCCTGGAGGAGCTGGGGCTCTCTGACAGGAGAAGTCATCTGCCGGGACAGCTCTCCGGCGGCCAGCAGCAGCGCGTTGCCATCGGCAGGGCGCTGATTACAAAGCCGCGGCTGATTCTCGCGGATGAGCCGACTGGAAATCTGGACTCAGAGAACAGCCAGGAGGTCATCGGGCTGCTGACGCAGGCGTCGAGGCGCTATCAGCAGACGATTCTGATGATTACGCACAACCGGAATTTAACCGCTTCCGTGGACCGTGTGATGCGGGTATCGGACGGAATTCTGACAGATCTGGGAGGGAACGCCGATGAAAAGTTATCTTGA
- a CDS encoding ABC transporter permease — protein sequence MKSYLELIPVSARAHRKQTRMTRLCITISVFLIAALFGMADMFLRSQKNQAIQSDGAWHAAFKLLDEEQLALLGARPEVKGLCRYAATNYRLDMEYEIGETRTVLCGFDETFFELFPGIHLSDGNFPRKENEALVTESVRDSLQLSAGDTVEMTTPEGTLSFCVSGFVEDTSNLLKGGAFGVFVNMDTYFVCFGDATLREDVVCYVEFKSGCRIQKALDDICGQLDIPRDAVSENAKLMGLLLQSRNNYIMALYMAAAILAVLVAFAGMLMILGSLNSNVAQRTEFFGMMRCIGATKTQVKRFVRLEALLWCRTAIPAGIAGSMVIIWILCGILKRVSPTYFGEMPDFGISLPGIAAGLLIGLLTVLAASGAPAKKAARVSPLAAVSGNAGTVFAAKRAADTRILPVEAALGIHHATGSKKNLLLLTASFAFSIILFLCFGTGVDFMQHALTPLRPYTPDVSVVSRDNGCDIPDSLSAALKENPAVKRVFGRSFAYDLPVTLQGEEKKVNLISYETFQFGWAEGDLLEGSMESAENGEGVLLVKKEGFPAETGMEIELQTENGVQKVTIAGVLSYAPFDGGDETGILICSEDLFRQLTGETGYTILDIQLEDKSDSAVDEIRSLAGNGYTFSDQRMSNQEVRALYYSFSLFVYGFLAIIALIAVFNIINSIGMSVSARMRQYGAMRAIGTSIRQLGRMIAAETVTYLFCGLLLGLAAGLPLHYLLYTQIITGRWGDAWSAPVPEFGFIALVMVAAAAAAIAGPMRRIRRMSVSRTIRAQ from the coding sequence ATGAAAAGTTATCTTGAACTTATTCCGGTTTCCGCCAGGGCACACCGGAAGCAGACGCGCATGACCCGGCTGTGCATCACGATTTCCGTTTTTCTGATTGCGGCGCTCTTTGGCATGGCGGATATGTTCCTGCGCAGCCAGAAAAACCAGGCAATCCAGTCGGACGGCGCATGGCATGCGGCGTTTAAGTTGCTGGATGAGGAGCAGCTTGCCCTGCTTGGTGCAAGACCGGAGGTAAAGGGACTCTGCCGCTATGCGGCGACAAATTACCGGCTGGATATGGAGTATGAAATCGGGGAGACCCGGACGGTGCTGTGCGGCTTCGACGAGACATTTTTTGAACTTTTTCCGGGGATCCATCTGTCGGACGGAAACTTTCCCAGGAAGGAGAACGAAGCGCTGGTCACAGAAAGCGTAAGAGACAGTCTGCAGCTTTCGGCGGGAGATACGGTGGAAATGACGACGCCGGAGGGAACGCTGTCTTTTTGCGTCAGCGGCTTTGTGGAGGACACCTCAAATCTGCTCAAAGGCGGAGCTTTCGGCGTTTTTGTGAACATGGATACGTACTTTGTCTGCTTTGGTGATGCGACGCTCAGGGAGGACGTCGTCTGCTACGTGGAATTTAAAAGCGGGTGCCGGATCCAGAAGGCGCTCGACGATATCTGCGGACAACTGGATATCCCGCGCGATGCGGTCTCAGAGAATGCCAAGCTGATGGGACTTCTTCTGCAGAGCCGGAATAATTATATTATGGCGCTGTATATGGCGGCGGCAATTCTGGCGGTGCTGGTTGCCTTTGCCGGGATGCTGATGATTCTGGGAAGCCTGAACAGCAATGTGGCGCAGCGGACAGAATTTTTCGGGATGATGCGCTGCATTGGCGCGACAAAGACGCAGGTGAAACGGTTTGTGCGTCTGGAAGCGCTCTTGTGGTGCCGCACGGCGATACCGGCGGGAATTGCCGGGAGCATGGTTATCATCTGGATTCTGTGCGGCATCCTGAAGCGCGTCTCGCCTACGTACTTCGGAGAAATGCCGGATTTCGGAATCAGTCTGCCGGGGATTGCCGCCGGACTTCTGATTGGTCTTCTGACGGTTCTGGCGGCAAGCGGTGCACCGGCGAAAAAAGCCGCCAGGGTGTCTCCGCTGGCGGCGGTTTCCGGAAACGCCGGCACTGTGTTTGCGGCAAAAAGGGCGGCGGATACCCGCATCCTTCCGGTTGAGGCGGCGCTTGGTATCCACCATGCGACAGGGAGCAAAAAGAACCTGCTTCTGCTGACGGCTTCCTTTGCTTTTAGTATCATTTTGTTTCTGTGCTTCGGCACCGGGGTGGATTTTATGCAGCATGCGCTCACGCCGCTGCGTCCCTATACGCCGGATGTGTCAGTGGTCAGCCGGGATAACGGCTGCGATATTCCGGACAGCCTGTCTGCAGCGCTGAAGGAGAATCCGGCGGTAAAAAGGGTCTTCGGGCGCAGCTTTGCCTACGACCTGCCGGTGACGCTGCAGGGGGAGGAAAAGAAGGTAAATCTGATTTCTTATGAGACCTTTCAGTTCGGCTGGGCAGAGGGAGACCTGCTGGAGGGAAGCATGGAAAGCGCAGAAAACGGAGAGGGCGTCCTCCTGGTAAAAAAGGAGGGATTTCCGGCGGAAACAGGAATGGAAATCGAACTGCAGACGGAAAACGGTGTGCAGAAGGTAACGATAGCTGGTGTTTTGAGCTACGCGCCGTTTGATGGCGGGGATGAGACCGGCATTCTGATTTGCTCGGAGGACCTGTTCCGGCAGCTGACGGGTGAGACGGGCTACACCATTCTCGATATCCAGCTTGAGGATAAGTCGGACAGCGCGGTCGACGAAATCCGCAGCCTAGCCGGAAATGGCTATACCTTCTCCGACCAGCGGATGAGCAACCAGGAGGTGCGGGCGCTTTACTATTCGTTTTCGCTGTTTGTCTATGGATTTCTGGCAATCATTGCGCTGATAGCGGTATTTAATATCATCAACAGCATCGGCATGAGCGTATCGGCGCGAATGCGTCAGTATGGCGCGATGCGGGCAATCGGGACCAGTATCCGCCAGCTCGGAAGGATGATTGCGGCGGAAACGGTGACGTATCTTTTCTGTGGTCTGCTGCTTGGACTGGCGGCGGGACTGCCGCTCCACTACCTGCTGTACACGCAGATAATCACCGGGCGGTGGGGCGATGCGTGGAGCGCGCCGGTTCCGGAATTTGGCTTTATCGCGCTTGTGATGGTGGCAGCGGCGGCAGCCGCGATTGCCGGTCCCATGCGCCGCATCCGCCGGATGTCCGTCTCACGGACCATCCGTGCGCAGTGA
- a CDS encoding class I SAM-dependent methyltransferase, with amino-acid sequence MKKVHIERNTVQETLVIPLYARKLCTEQYPRLFRDPRAAELMGRMDYDFSEYEQKSRSMTYRFGALETAMRQYDLAWEVRDYLRTHPKAAVVNLGCGLDMTGENCDNGQCRIYNLDFPEVIALREQLIPGTERVKNLAVDLNDTGWFDKIDAAGGAVFFAAGVFYYFRTEQAKPLFLKMADRFPGGRLLFDTAGKTAVKLMIKTWVKASGITDVGAYFYLNNPERDLQPWMENADISSRGYMLGYDNLKDSSVSGFFRFLSRIGDGMMKMRIVRLDFHKP; translated from the coding sequence ATGAAAAAGGTACATATTGAGCGAAACACTGTCCAGGAAACGCTGGTTATTCCGCTGTATGCCCGGAAGCTCTGCACGGAACAATATCCCCGTCTGTTCCGGGACCCCCGCGCGGCGGAGCTGATGGGGCGGATGGACTACGATTTTTCGGAGTATGAGCAAAAAAGCAGGAGTATGACGTACCGTTTCGGCGCGCTGGAAACAGCCATGCGGCAGTATGACCTTGCGTGGGAAGTGCGGGATTATCTCAGAACCCACCCGAAAGCCGCTGTGGTCAATCTGGGCTGCGGTCTGGATATGACGGGAGAGAATTGCGACAACGGTCAGTGCCGGATTTACAATCTGGATTTTCCAGAGGTCATCGCATTGCGGGAGCAATTGATTCCGGGGACGGAACGGGTAAAAAATCTGGCCGTGGACTTAAACGATACCGGCTGGTTTGACAAGATTGACGCCGCAGGCGGGGCGGTGTTTTTTGCCGCCGGGGTGTTTTATTACTTTCGCACGGAGCAGGCAAAGCCTCTGTTTCTGAAAATGGCAGATCGGTTCCCAGGCGGAAGACTACTTTTTGACACCGCAGGAAAGACTGCGGTGAAGCTGATGATTAAAACATGGGTCAAGGCTTCGGGCATTACGGATGTGGGGGCATATTTCTATTTAAACAACCCGGAGAGGGACCTGCAGCCGTGGATGGAAAATGCAGATATTTCCTCCCGCGGCTATATGCTGGGATACGACAATCTGAAAGATTCGTCTGTCAGTGGCTTTTTCCGCTTCCTCTCCCGGATAGGAGACGGCATGATGAAAATGCGGATTGTGCGGCTGGACTTTCACAAACCGTAG